CCACGCGCATTTCTAATCGTCGCCGAATGGTCAATATTAATGCCTAATCTTAGAATTTCTGCCATACATCCTCACAAAACAATTTTTGAACGCTGCTTTCTGATTTTTTCAGCCTCTATAAGCGCTGCATAAAAACTCTCAGCAGAAGCCTTACTCTGAGCTAGATTCTCCAAATCACATGCAATATCAAAGGCCGTACCGTGATCTGGTGATGTTCTTATAATGGGCAAGCCCAGTGTTATATTCACGCCCTTTTCCATGCCCAGCGTTTTAAGCGGTATCAATCCTTGATCATGGTACATGCACAAGGCAACATCATATTTCTTTCGCATCTCAGGTGTAAAAAGCGTATCTGGCGGATAAGGGCCCTGCACCTGAATACCTTCTTCTTGAAGAATCTTCACAGCCGGTATGATAAATGCCTGCTCCTCTTCACCCATTCTGCCATTTTCACCCGCATGGGGATTCAGCGCAGCAATCGCAATTCGAGGGTGAGAAAAACCGAAATCTTGCTTTAATGCCTGATTCGTCTTGCGTGCCGTGGTTATAATTCTTTCTTGCGTCAGCTGTTTTAAGGCTTTCCGAATAGAAACATGCACCGTTGCCAGAACAACCCGCAATTCAGGACATGCCAGCATCATTGTTTCTTTTCCAACAGAACCGCAAAGATGCGCTAAATATTCTGTATGTCCTGGAAAAGCGAACCCTTTTTGCGCCAAAATATCCTTAGAAATGGGGGCCGTCACGACGGCCGACGCTTTGCCTTCAAGACACCACTGAACCGCAGAACGAATGGCCTCGACGACAGAAGGCGCATTTTCGATTTCAGGAATAGTCACTTTCGGAGGATAAGCACATGAAACCGGAAAGATTGGGAGTGCCTCTCCAAAAAACTTCATGCCTTCTTCTGGAGTTTTAATCTCTTTTACAGGCACAGCTTTTGAAAAATAGGCTGAATCACCAAAAACAATGAAGGGAGGCGTTTTACATGCCTTTCTCGACAGCCACGTTTTGGCG
The genomic region above belongs to Acetobacteraceae bacterium and contains:
- the pdxA gene encoding 4-hydroxythreonine-4-phosphate dehydrogenase PdxA: MQQRPLAVTMGDPAGIGPEIIAKTWLSRKACKTPPFIVFGDSAYFSKAVPVKEIKTPEEGMKFFGEALPIFPVSCAYPPKVTIPEIENAPSVVEAIRSAVQWCLEGKASAVVTAPISKDILAQKGFAFPGHTEYLAHLCGSVGKETMMLACPELRVVLATVHVSIRKALKQLTQERIITTARKTNQALKQDFGFSHPRIAIAALNPHAGENGRMGEEEQAFIIPAVKILQEEGIQVQGPYPPDTLFTPEMRKKYDVALCMYHDQGLIPLKTLGMEKGVNITLGLPIIRTSPDHGTAFDIACDLENLAQSKASAESFYAALIEAEKIRKQRSKIVL